In one Brassica oleracea var. oleracea cultivar TO1000 chromosome C9, BOL, whole genome shotgun sequence genomic region, the following are encoded:
- the LOC106317842 gene encoding glutamic acid-rich protein-like, with the protein MGEEDTKVTAEPTANGTTSSLPKPSGEISGKQAEENASGEGTQENKKGEDTGSEKMEIDDDIKQDEEAEVSEKETKAETKKTEEKDVKEPAEIAEANEVKGQPEADQMDEDTDGKKLEAGDGVSGGATAEDTVMKETVESDDKSETDTKGSEVVNKIDTTEGSQDKTEKESEEEKVNGNEEESKEDKLVGGDEGDSVDEVEKRDTGNKEEAPKEKNEGEMAEDGKEKKTNKEEEVKEANKEEEDTDVNEPKEEDEKAEANGEDENDVDDSKDENEDKEEETKDEKEDEKEESMDDKEKSNDEKEDENEDSKKSSKREKGKNEKTRGKTKSEEEKKDAELKTPYSDRPVRERKSVERLVAVIDKDSSKEFQVEKGKGTPLKDIPNVAYKIARKKSEDVFKLLHTILFGGRRGRAAQVKANILRFSGYKWQGDEEKAKDKIKEKLDKCNKEKLLEFCDLFDLSVAKATTKKEDIVAKLFKFLEKPHATTDVPVYEKEKGAKRKRTPTKSSHAAGSSSSKRSAKSQKKTDKKSLPHSDDESEEEKEEEEEEEREHETEEEDEEIDEEKEENENGIPDQSDDEAPQPSESEEKVESEDSDSESEEETKKKKRGSRTVSGKKESTAGKSRSKKAAVSTKSSPSPKKVAQKRSAGKRKKSDDDDSDTSPKASSSKRKKTEKPAKEQSSVPSKSASKEKPGKRGGKGKDKTKEPSDEELKNAIVDILKEVDFNTATFTDILNRLAGMFKLDLTSRKSSIKLMIQDELTKLADEAENEVGEEEDAEKEKAGGEEVKA; encoded by the exons ATGGGGGAAGAAGATACGAAAGTCACTGCGGAGCCAACAGCAAATGGGACCACCAGTTCTCTTCCAAAGCCATCAGGTGAAATCAGTGGGAAACAGGCGGAGGAGAATGCTAGTGGCGAGGGAACACAGGAAAATAAGAAAGGTGAGGATACTGGATCTGAGAAAATGGAGATAGATGATGACATCAAGCAAGATGAAGAGGCAGAGGTTTCAGAAAAAGAAACGAAAGCTGAGACTAAGAAAACAGAAGAGAAAGATGTCAAGGAGCCAGCAGAGATTGCTGAAGCAAACGAAGTAAAGGGACAACCAGAAGCTGACCAAATGGATGAAGACACAGATGGGAAGAAGTTGGAAGCTGGTGATGGTGTGTCTGGAGGTGCTACAGCGGAAGATACTGTGATGAAGGAAACCGTGGAGTCTGATGACAAGAGTGAGACAGACACAAAAGGTTCCGAAGTGGTGAACAAGATAGATACAACTGAAGGAAGCCAAGATAAAACTGAGAAAGAATCAGAGGAGGAGAAAGTAAATGGAAACGAAGAAGAGAGTAAGGAAGATAAGTTAGTGGGTGGAGACGAGGGGGACAGTGTCGATGAGGTTGAAAAGAGGGATACAGGTAACAAAGAAGAGGCACCAAAGGAAAAGAATGAGGGCGAAATGGCTGAAGATGGGAAAGAGAAAAAAACAAACAAAGAAGAGGAAGTGAAGGAAGCGAACAAGGAAGAGGAAGACACTGATGTCAATGAGCCAAAAGAGGAAGACGAAAAAGCAGAGGCTAACGGTGAGGATGAAAATGATGTAGATGATAGCAAGGATGAGAATGAAGATAAAGAGGAGGAGACAAAAGACGAGAAGGAAGATGAAAAAGAAGAGAGCATGGATGATAAAGAAAAGAGCAATGATGAAAAGGAAGATGAAAATGAAGATAGCAAGAAGTCCAGCAAGAGAGAGAAAGGGAAGAATGAGAAGACTCGCGGGAAGACAAAGAGCGAGGAAGAAAAGAAGGATGCTGAGCTTAAGACTCCATACTCTGATCGCCCTGTCCGCGAGCGAAAATCTGTGGAAAGGCTTGTTGCGGTGATTGATAAAGACTCCTCAAAGGAATTCCAAGTTGAAAAG GGAAAAGGAACACCTCTTAAAGATATCCCCAATG TTGCTTACAAGATAGCAAGGAAGAAGTCTGAGGACGTTTTCAAGCTTCTGCACACAATTCTATTTGGCGGGAGAAGAGGGAGA GCTGCACAGGTTAAGGCAAACATATTGCGCTTTTCTGGTTACAAATGGCAAGGAGATGAG GAAAAGGCAAAAGATAAAATAAAAGAAAAGCTTGACAAATGCAACAAGGAGAAGCTGCTGGAGTTTTGCGATCTCTTTGACTTATCGGTTGCCAAGGCTACAACGAAAAAG GAAGACATTGTTGCAAAGCTATTTAAGTTCTTGGAAAAGCCTCATGCGACTACTGATGTTCCTGTTTACGAGAAAGAGAAG GGCGCAAAACGCAAAAGAACTCCTACGAAAAGTTCACATGCAGCTGGAAGTTCATCTTCTAAACGATCAGCAAAG AGCCAAAAAAAGACTGACAAAAAGAGCTTACCTCATTCTGATGATGAGTCTGAAGAAGAGAAAGAGGAGGAAGAAGAAGAGGAGAGAGAGCATGAGACAGAGGAGGAAGATGAAGAGATTGATGAGGAGAAGGAGGAGAATGAAAATGGGATTCCTGATCAATCGGATGATGAGGCCCCTCAACCTTCTGAAAGTGAGGAGAAAGTTGAATCTGAGGACTCAGACTCAGAGTCAGAGGAAGAAACTAAAAAGAAGAAACGTGGTTCTAGGACAGTATCTGGAAAGAAAGAATCGACAGCAGGGAAATCAAGAAGCAAGAAAGCTGCAGTCTCGACGAAATCCAGTCCATCCCCAAAGAAAGTTGCTCAAAAGCGTTCAGCAGGAAAAAGAAAGAAGAGTGATGACGACGACAGTGATACTAGTCCAAAGGCATCGTCCTCTAAGAGGAAGAAGACTGAAAAACCGGCCAAGGAACAGTCCTCGGTTCCTTCAAAATCTGCATCAAAAGAGAAACCAG GAAAAAGAGGCGGAAAAGGAAAAGACAAAACCAAGGAGCCTAGTGATGAAGAGTTGAAAAATGCAATTGTCGATATCTTGAAGGAAGTGGACTTTAACACG GCCACGTTCACTGACATCCTCAATCGACTAG CTGGGATGTTCAAACTGGATCTCACCTCAAGAAAATCATCGATAAAGCTGATGATTCAAGATGAGCTGACTAAGCTAGCAGATGAAGCCGAGAATGAAGTTGGAGAAGAAGAAGATGCTGAGAAAGAGAAAGCTGGTGGAGAGGAGGTCAAGGCTTGA
- the LOC106319394 gene encoding fasciclin-like arabinogalactan protein 1, whose amino-acid sequence MAKKMREVTISYILPIILLLAVETHAHNVTRLLASHPSFSSFNHFLTQTHLAGEINRRTTITVLAVDNAAMSALTSKGYPISTIKNILSLHVLLDYFGAKKIHQIRDGSALAATIFQATGAAPGTTGFVNITDLRGGKVGLGPDGGDLSSFFVKSVEEVPYNISIIQISKVLPSETASAPTPAPAEMNLTGIMSAHGCKVFAETLLANPGASKTYQESVEGGMTVFCPGDDAMKGFLPKYKNLTAPKKEAFLDFLAVPTYYSMAMLKSNNGPMNTLATDGASKFELTVQNDGEKVTLRTRINTVQIVDTIIDEQPLAIYATDKVLLPKELFKASAVEAPAPAPAPEDGDVADSPKPAKGKGKGKKKKAAPSPDDSFGDSDSPAEGPDGDADDATADEASAVRIVGGATAGLVVSLFCLFASSSLL is encoded by the exons ATGGCGAAGAAGATGAGAGAAGTAACCATCTCCTACATTCTCCCTATCATCCTCCTCCTAGCCGTCGAAACACACGCGCACAACGTCACGCGCCTCTTAGCAAGCCACCCTTCTTTCTCCTCCTTCAACCACTTCCTCACCCAAACTCACCTCGCCGGCGAAATCAACCGGAGAACAACCATAACCGTCCTCGCCGTCGACAACGCCGCCATGTCCGCCTTAACCTCGAAAGGCTACCCAATCTCCACCATCAAGAACATCCTCTCCCTCCACGTCCTCCTCGACTACTTCGGCGCCAAAAAAATCCACCAGATCCGCGACGGTTCAGCTCTCGCCGCCACTATCTTCCAAGCCACCGGAGCAGCTCCGGGAACCACCGGATTCGTCAACATAACGGATCTGAGAGGCGGTAAGGTCGGACTCGGTCCCGACGGTGGAGATCTGTCTTCCTTCTTCGTCAAATCCGTTGAAGAAGTTCCGTACAACATCTCCATTATTCAGATCAGCAAAGTCTTACCGTCGGAAACGGCGTCGGCTCCGACTCCAGCTCCGGCTGAGATGAATCTCACCGGAATAATGTCGGCTCATGGCTGTAAAGTTTTCGCTGAGACGCTTCTCGCTAACCCTGGTGCTTCAAAAACTTACCAG GAGAGTGTAGAAGGAGGCATGACAGTGTTCTGTCCAGGAGATGACGCCATGAAAGGATTCTTGCCCAAATACAAGAACTTGACTGCTCCAAAGAAAGAAGCTTTCCTTGACTTCCTCGCTGTCCCCACCTATTACTCAATGGCCATGCTCAAATCTAACAATGGTCCGATGAACACACTTGCCACGGACGGAGCCAGCAAGTTCGAGCTCACTGTACAGAACGATGGAGAGAAAGTTACCCTCAGGACAAGGATCAACACTGTCCAGATCGTTGATACTATTATTGACGAGCAGCCCTTGGCTATTTATGCTACAGATAAGGTTCTACTGCCTAAGGAGCTCTTTAAGGCTTCGGCTGTTGAAGCTCCTGCTCCTGCTCCGGCACCGGAGGATGGAGATGTTGCGGATTCTCCTAAACCGGCTAAAGGGAAAGGGAAGGGGAAAAAGAAGAAGGCTGCGCCGTCTCCTGACGATTCGTTTGGTGATTCGGATTCGCCTGCCGAAGGGCCTGATGGAGATGCGGATGATGCGACTGCTGATGAAGCCAGTGCGGTTAGGATCGTCGGAGGAGCAACGGCTGGTTTGGTGGTGAGCCTGTTCTGCTTGTTTGCTTCTTCTTCGCTTCTGTAG
- the LOC106317843 gene encoding spidroin-1-like codes for MDEGDGRDQFHRNEAISAVADEGFMAEEDDDYDDLYNDVNVGDAFLQSARKTDEVESRNEEKEKVKTEGEEPVLGTPEAEISIPGLVGESVAVKEEAESEAGEGSVTGVVVASSGYGAQERMVGDVSQQVPGGVVAGTGGGLRLRVELGQAPTRANDAEAPKGNNFSHGVLPPPPSLGNNGNLMRPVLGNANGVTPPGPGGNMVGNGAIIHMPGVGNGGGGGVTTLFIGDLHWWTTDAELEAELCKYGTVKEVRFFDEKANGKSRGYCQAEFYDPMAAAACKEGMDGYEFNGRPCVVEIAPPYMVKRLGEAQVNRSQQAQAALAQAKRGGPADPPSKPVIATTTNNNGGNFQGGENRGFGRGNWGRGNAQGMSGRGPGGQMRNRPGMGGRGLMGNGGGGGFGQGMGTGPPMNMMHPMMGQGFEQGFGGPMGRMGTYGGFPGAPGPPFPGLLPSFPPVGGVGLPGVAPHVNPAFFGRGMPMNGMGMMPNAGVDMGMWDPNSGGWGGGGEDLSAARAAESSYGEEAASDHQYGEVNHDRGARPNHVKDKERASEREWSGSSDRRNREDKYAGYERDITREKDVGHRYDLPERRHRDDRDTGREREREHHHKERERSRDRDREMDREKVRHREERERYGGDHRNRHRDEPEHDDEWNRGRSSRGHSKSRLSREDNHRSRSRDADYGKRRRLTVE; via the coding sequence ATGGACGAGGGAGATGGGAGAGATCAGTTCCATCGAAACGAGGCGATCTCTGCCGTCGCTGACGAGGGTTTTATGGCGGAGGAAGACGACGATTACGATGATCTCTATAACGACGTTAATGTCGGAGATGCGTTTCTTCAGTCTGCGAGGAAGACCGACGAGGTGGAATCAAGAAACGAGGAGAAGGAGAAGGTCAAAACGGAGGGTGAAGAACCAGTTTTAGGTACACCAGAAGCTGAGATTTCGATACCTGGTTTGGTTGGTGAGAGCGTTGCTGTCAAAGAAGAAGCAGAATCAGAAGCTGGGGAAGGAAGTGTTACTGGTGTGGTAGTCGCTTCTAGTGGATATGGAGCTCAAGAGCGTATGGTAGGCGATGTTAGCCAGCAGGTACCTGGCGGAGTTGTAGCTGGAACTGGTGGCGGGCTTAGACTTAGAGTTGAGCTAGGGCAAGCTCCTACTAGGGCTAATGATGCGGAGGCTCCTAAAGGAAATAACTTTTCTCATGGTGTGTTGCCACCCCCGCCTAGCTTGGGAAATAACGGGAATTTGATGAGACCTGTGTTGGGTAATGCTAATGGCGTGACTCCTCCTGGACCTGGTGGTAACATGGTCGGGAACGGAGCTATTATCCATATGCCTGGTGTGGGGAACGGTGGTGGTGGTGGCGTAACTACTCTTTTCATTGGTGATTTGCATTGGTGGACAACCGATGCTGAACTTGAGGCTGAGCTTTGCAAGTATGGTACAGTGAAGGAGGTTAGGTTCTTCGATGAGAAAGCTAATGGGAAGTCGAGAGGGTATTGTCAAGCGGAGTTCTATGATCCTATGGCAGCTGCCGCTTGCAAAGAGGGGATGGATGGTTATGAGTTCAATGGTAGGCCTTGTGTTGTTGAGATTGCCCCTCCGTATATGGTTAAGAGACTGGGGGAGGCACAGGTGAACAGAAGCCAACAGGCGCAAGCTGCACTTGCACAAGCTAAGAGAGGAGGGCCTGCTGATCCTCCGAGTAAACCAGTCATTGCCACCACCACCAACAACAACGGCGGGAATTTCCAAGGTGGGGAAAATAGAGGATTCGGTAGAGGTAACTGGGGTAGAGGGAATGCTCAAGGAATGAGTGGTAGGGGACCAGGTGGTCAAATGAGGAATAGGCCTGGGATGGGTGGAAGAGGTTTGATGGGTAATGGTGGAGGTGGTGGGTTTGGTCAGGGAATGGGCACAGGGCCTCCTATGAATATGATGCATCCAATGATGGGGCAAGGGTTTGAACAGGGTTTTGGTGGACCCATGGGGAGAATGGGAACGTATGGAGGATTCCCTGGGGCTCCAGGTCCACCGTTTCCTGGGCTTTTACCCTCGTTCCCTCCTGTTGGAGGAGTTGGATTACCTGGAGTGGCACCTCACGTGAATCCAGCGTTTTTTGGAAGAGGGATGCCGATGAATGGAATGGGAATGATGCCTAATGCTGGTGTTGATATGGGAATGTGGGATCCTAATAGTGGAGGATGGGGTGGTGGTGGTGAAGATTTGAGTGCTGCCAGAGCTGCGGAATCGAGTTACGGGGAGGAAGCTGCATCGGATCACCAGTATGGAGAGGTTAATCACGATAGAGGGGCTCGTCCGAATCATGTAAAGGATAAAGAGAGAGCTTCAGAAAGGGAATGGTCTGGTTCATCTGATAGAAGGAATCGTGAGGATAAATATGCTGGTTATGAAAGGGACATAACGAGAGAGAAAGATGTTGGTCACCGTTATGATTTGCCAGAGAGAAGGCATCGTGATGATAGAGACACCGGTCGTGAGCGTGAGAGGGAACATCATCATAAGGAGCGTGAACGTTCCAGGGATCGTGACAGAGAAATGGACAGGGAGAAGGTTCGTCATAGAGAAGAACGAGAAAGATATGGTGGTGATCATCGTAATAGACACAGGGACGAACCTGAGCATGATGATGAGTGGAACAGAGGTCGATCATCCAGAGGGCACAGCAAGTCACGGTTGTCTCGGGAGGATAACCATCGGTCGAGATCAAGGGATGCTGATTATGGGAAAAGAAGGCGTCTTACAGTTGAATAG